The following are from one region of the Carnobacterium gallinarum DSM 4847 genome:
- a CDS encoding D-alanine--D-alanine ligase family protein yields MTKKINVGVVFGGKSTEYEVSLQSAKNILETLDSETYQVHLFAFSNEGQLLNLKDSTTLLTEEIQPNESLSGVSLSHLIDTKVALDQQEIDVFFPILHGNLGEDGSLQGFFRMLNKPFVGSSVLSSALCMDKDFSKQIFNYNEFKTAKSLTVRLEDNREALVEKVVATLGFPVFIKPANQGSSIGVSRAKDPISFEVGIAEGFKFDNKLIIEEEIVGKEVECAVLGNEKPIASGLGSIATDNSKFYTYEEKYLDESGAILEIPAKISDSLTKEIQKQALAAYQLMECKGLARVDFFLTADNQIYLNEINTLPGFTNISMYPQLWKNAGLAYSELIETLLTLAIEEFQREEKLQRKVNLE; encoded by the coding sequence ATGACGAAAAAAATTAATGTTGGAGTCGTATTTGGTGGAAAATCAACGGAATATGAGGTGTCTCTACAGTCAGCAAAAAACATTTTGGAAACACTAGATTCTGAAACCTATCAAGTTCATTTATTTGCTTTTTCCAATGAAGGTCAATTATTAAATTTGAAAGATTCAACTACCTTGCTTACAGAAGAAATTCAACCAAATGAGTCATTAAGTGGAGTTAGTTTAAGTCACTTAATTGATACAAAAGTTGCGTTAGATCAACAAGAAATTGATGTTTTTTTCCCAATTCTACATGGAAATCTTGGAGAAGATGGTAGCTTGCAAGGATTTTTTAGAATGCTGAACAAACCCTTTGTTGGCAGTAGTGTTTTAAGTTCAGCACTTTGTATGGACAAAGATTTTAGTAAACAAATTTTTAATTATAATGAATTTAAAACAGCTAAAAGTTTGACAGTGAGGCTAGAAGACAATCGTGAAGCCTTAGTTGAAAAAGTTGTTGCAACGCTTGGCTTTCCCGTTTTTATTAAACCAGCTAACCAGGGTTCTTCTATTGGAGTGAGCCGTGCAAAAGATCCAATAAGTTTTGAGGTAGGCATTGCTGAAGGATTTAAATTTGATAACAAATTAATTATTGAAGAAGAGATTGTTGGAAAAGAAGTAGAATGTGCGGTTTTAGGAAACGAAAAACCTATTGCTTCGGGGCTTGGTAGTATTGCGACAGATAACTCTAAGTTTTATACTTATGAAGAAAAATATCTTGATGAAAGTGGAGCAATTTTGGAGATCCCAGCTAAAATATCTGACTCTTTAACTAAAGAAATTCAAAAACAAGCCTTAGCAGCATATCAACTTATGGAATGTAAAGGATTGGCTCGGGTTGATTTTTTTCTAACAGCAGACAACCAAATTTATTTAAATGAAATCAATACGTTACCTGGTTTTACAAATATTAGTATGTATCCTCAACTGTGGAAAAATGCAGGACTTGCATATAGCGAACTAATTGAAACCTTATTAACTTTAGCGATAGAAGAATTTCAACGAGAAGAAAAACTTCAACGAAAAGTTAATTTGGAGTAG
- a CDS encoding tetratricopeptide repeat protein, which translates to MENELRKAIDLRKNGDNQRPIDQLKQLAQLYLEHAEIQYQCAWNHDVIALEKEAIPFYEKAIQLKGLTRIDLQGAYLGLGSTYRTIGAYEESEALLLLAITEFPENKVYSVFLAMTYYNLGKHFKAMEGLLTIISQTINGPNLQEYQTAIAFYTDKLDHVW; encoded by the coding sequence ATGGAAAATGAATTAAGAAAAGCAATTGACTTACGTAAGAATGGAGATAACCAAAGACCCATTGACCAATTAAAACAGTTAGCTCAGCTCTATCTTGAACATGCTGAAATTCAGTATCAATGTGCTTGGAATCATGATGTTATAGCTTTAGAAAAAGAGGCTATCCCATTTTATGAGAAGGCTATTCAACTAAAAGGGTTGACCAGGATAGATTTACAAGGTGCTTACTTAGGCTTGGGGAGTACCTATCGAACAATTGGAGCCTATGAAGAATCAGAAGCCTTATTGTTACTGGCGATTACTGAATTTCCTGAAAACAAAGTGTATTCAGTTTTTCTAGCAATGACTTACTATAATTTAGGGAAACATTTCAAAGCAATGGAAGGGTTATTAACAATTATTAGCCAAACAATCAATGGTCCAAATCTTCAAGAATATCAGACGGCTATTGCTTTTTATACAGATAAATTAGATCACGTTTGGTAA
- a CDS encoding helix-turn-helix transcriptional regulator — MLKIERMFAILIRLLHKKIITAEELALEFNVSKRTIYRDMDSLSFAGIPVVSLPGNKGGFTLMENYQLTHFTFTEAEKMSLLTGLKMQEELLYGLHLSDLMQKVTLLTTEDAVNYVPISLSAASQHPPEIDAFVKANLEIILKALDSQSNLFIKYISGAGDISERKIQPQEVRFINGSWYVDAHCYLRGAERQFKITRMLALELSHSKKQAKEIEKKSTKPKTIRTKEKSVLIFQGKALGRLVDYFVEEEWQELEDGRIQVDFFIEPPYNYIPFLLMFGQEVEIIEPQWLYDQWLNEVQAMFHSKR; from the coding sequence ATGTTAAAAATCGAGCGTATGTTTGCAATTTTAATTCGATTGTTACATAAAAAAATCATTACAGCGGAGGAGTTAGCACTAGAATTTAATGTTAGTAAACGAACAATCTATCGTGATATGGATTCATTGTCATTTGCTGGAATTCCTGTCGTATCATTACCAGGAAACAAAGGTGGTTTTACCTTGATGGAGAATTACCAATTAACTCATTTTACTTTTACGGAAGCTGAAAAAATGAGCTTGCTAACGGGATTGAAAATGCAAGAAGAATTGCTTTATGGATTGCATTTATCTGATTTAATGCAAAAAGTAACCTTACTAACAACGGAAGATGCAGTTAATTATGTTCCAATTTCACTATCTGCAGCATCACAACATCCACCAGAAATCGATGCTTTTGTTAAAGCTAATTTAGAAATCATTTTAAAAGCGTTAGATAGTCAAAGCAATCTATTCATAAAATACATTTCTGGGGCTGGGGATATATCAGAACGCAAAATTCAACCACAAGAAGTACGTTTTATTAATGGCAGTTGGTATGTAGACGCTCACTGTTATTTACGAGGTGCAGAGCGCCAATTTAAAATAACACGAATGCTGGCTTTAGAACTTAGCCATTCAAAGAAACAGGCAAAGGAAATCGAGAAAAAATCGACGAAACCCAAAACAATACGAACAAAAGAAAAATCAGTTCTGATTTTTCAAGGAAAGGCATTAGGGCGCTTAGTTGATTATTTTGTTGAAGAAGAATGGCAGGAGTTAGAGGATGGACGAATTCAAGTTGATTTTTTTATAGAACCTCCTTATAATTATATTCCTTTTCTTTTAATGTTTGGTCAAGAGGTTGAAATCATTGAACCTCAATGGTTGTATGATCAGTGGTTAAATGAAGTTCAAGCGATGTTTCATTCAAAAAGATGA
- a CDS encoding GyrI-like domain-containing protein: MTNYLNELKLYGLKGRANNTNPVPIGILWQKFVQVKPAGECYGIYTNYESDYTGDYDFILATPTEFTDAEEVNLPAGNYLVFDVEDGQEGVLKVWQEIWQMSLNRVYTSDFEHYQADGQVKIYIAVKD, encoded by the coding sequence ATGACAAACTATTTAAATGAACTAAAATTATATGGACTTAAAGGACGAGCGAATAATACAAATCCCGTTCCAATTGGTATTCTATGGCAAAAATTTGTGCAAGTAAAACCAGCAGGTGAATGTTATGGAATCTATACTAATTATGAAAGTGATTACACAGGCGATTATGATTTTATTCTGGCGACTCCAACTGAGTTTACAGATGCAGAAGAAGTAAATTTACCTGCAGGAAATTATCTGGTATTCGATGTAGAAGATGGTCAAGAAGGCGTGCTTAAGGTCTGGCAAGAAATTTGGCAGATGTCTCTAAATCGAGTCTATACAAGTGATTTTGAACATTATCAAGCCGACGGACAAGTGAAAATCTATATCGCAGTAAAAGATTAG
- a CDS encoding MmcQ/YjbR family DNA-binding protein, translated as MAEKYLWMNQAIKDLPGAKRYYKTEWDTDVFAVANKIFGMLGQPKGEMKLLTVKGEPSKNEELREIYADIIPGYHTNKTHWISIRIESPEITQLLMEKTLQNAYHLVFNKLPKKTQQAIMEQEEEQ; from the coding sequence ATGGCAGAAAAGTATCTATGGATGAATCAAGCAATTAAGGATTTGCCAGGAGCAAAACGTTATTATAAAACTGAATGGGATACTGATGTTTTTGCAGTAGCGAATAAAATTTTTGGAATGTTGGGTCAGCCCAAAGGAGAAATGAAGCTACTAACTGTTAAAGGCGAACCAAGTAAGAACGAAGAGCTTAGGGAAATCTATGCCGATATTATTCCCGGTTATCATACAAATAAAACCCATTGGATTTCAATCCGAATTGAGAGTCCAGAAATTACTCAACTCCTTATGGAAAAAACGTTACAGAATGCTTATCATCTTGTTTTTAATAAATTACCTAAAAAAACACAGCAAGCAATTATGGAACAGGAGGAAGAACAATGA
- a CDS encoding VOC family protein, which yields MKLDMVGIIVADMQKSLDFYRVLGFDFPLSANQEDYVELNQGGIRLSFNTEKMVTPIFGTQETPQGQRIELAFLCESVDELNQLHEKSVSKGYKSIKAPWDAFWGQRYCILEDCDGNLISLFYPLN from the coding sequence ATGAAATTAGATATGGTAGGAATTATTGTAGCAGATATGCAGAAATCCTTAGATTTTTATCGAGTTTTAGGTTTTGACTTTCCTTTATCAGCGAATCAAGAAGACTATGTGGAACTAAATCAAGGGGGAATTCGTTTATCTTTTAATACTGAGAAAATGGTAACTCCAATCTTTGGTACACAAGAAACGCCGCAAGGACAACGAATCGAATTAGCTTTTCTATGTGAAAGTGTCGATGAATTAAATCAACTACATGAAAAGAGTGTCAGTAAAGGATATAAAAGTATCAAAGCGCCATGGGATGCTTTTTGGGGACAACGTTATTGTATTTTAGAAGACTGTGATGGAAATCTAATTAGTTTATTCTATCCTTTAAATTAA